A genomic segment from Streptomyces sp. NBC_00237 encodes:
- a CDS encoding PspC domain-containing protein yields the protein MTALVRPRDGRVIGGVCAALARRFGTSATTMRVIFLASCLLPGPQFLIYLGLWVFLPGERTSKTAW from the coding sequence ATGACCGCACTTGTCCGCCCCCGCGACGGCCGTGTGATCGGCGGAGTGTGCGCAGCGCTGGCACGGCGCTTCGGCACCTCCGCGACCACGATGCGCGTGATCTTCCTGGCCTCGTGCCTGCTGCCGGGGCCGCAGTTCCTGATCTACCTCGGCCTGTGGGTCTTCCTGCCGGGCGAGCGGACGTCCAAGACGGCCTGGTAG
- a CDS encoding adenosine deaminase, translating into MTSQTPTQGPNTPSAEQIRRAPKVLLHDHLDGGLRPATIVELAREAGYDNLPETDADKLGIWFREAADSGSLERYLETFAHTCAVMQTREALFRVAAECAEDLAEDGVVYAEIRYAPEQHLESGLTLEEVVEAVNDGFREGERRAKENGHRIRVGALLTAMRHAARALEIAELANRYRDLGVVGFDIAGAEAGFPPTRHLDAFEYLKRENNHFTIHAGEAFGLPSIWQAIQWCGADRLGHGVRIIDDIEVDEATGAVKLGRLAAYVRDMRIPLEMCPTSNLQTGAATSYAEHPFGLLRKLQFRVTVNTDNRLMSGTSMTREFEHLIGAFGYTLDDMQWTTVNAMKSAFIPFDERLAMINEVIKPGYAELKSEWLFQ; encoded by the coding sequence ATGACGAGCCAGACCCCCACCCAGGGACCCAACACGCCCTCCGCAGAACAGATTCGCCGCGCACCGAAGGTGCTGCTGCACGACCACCTCGACGGCGGCCTGCGCCCCGCCACGATCGTCGAGCTCGCCCGCGAGGCCGGCTACGACAACCTCCCCGAGACCGACGCCGACAAGCTCGGCATCTGGTTCCGCGAGGCCGCCGACTCCGGCTCGCTGGAGCGCTACCTGGAGACCTTCGCCCACACCTGCGCCGTCATGCAGACCCGCGAAGCCCTCTTCCGGGTCGCCGCCGAGTGCGCCGAGGACCTCGCCGAGGACGGCGTCGTGTACGCGGAGATCCGGTACGCCCCCGAGCAGCACCTCGAAAGCGGCCTCACCCTCGAAGAGGTCGTCGAAGCGGTCAACGACGGCTTCCGCGAGGGCGAGAGGCGGGCGAAGGAGAACGGCCACCGCATCCGCGTCGGCGCCCTCCTCACCGCGATGCGGCACGCCGCCCGCGCCCTGGAGATCGCCGAGCTCGCCAACCGCTACCGCGACCTGGGCGTCGTCGGCTTCGACATCGCGGGCGCGGAGGCGGGCTTCCCTCCCACCCGCCACCTCGACGCCTTCGAGTACCTCAAGCGCGAGAACAACCACTTCACCATCCACGCCGGTGAAGCCTTCGGCCTGCCCTCCATCTGGCAGGCCATCCAGTGGTGCGGCGCCGACCGTCTGGGCCACGGCGTGCGCATCATCGACGACATCGAGGTCGACGAGGCCACCGGCGCGGTGAAGCTCGGCCGCCTGGCGGCGTACGTACGGGACATGCGCATCCCCCTGGAGATGTGTCCCACCTCCAACCTCCAGACCGGCGCGGCCACCTCGTACGCCGAGCACCCCTTCGGCCTGCTGCGCAAGCTCCAGTTCCGGGTGACGGTGAACACCGACAACCGTCTGATGTCCGGCACCAGCATGACCCGCGAGTTCGAGCACCTGATCGGTGCTTTCGGCTACACGCTCGACGACATGCAGTGGACGACGGTCAATGCGATGAAGAGCGCCTTCATTCCTTTCGATGAACGTCTCGCGATGATCAACGAGGTCATCAAGCCCGGTTACGCCGAGCTGAAGTCGGAGTGGCTCTTCCAGTAA
- a CDS encoding dienelactone hydrolase family protein, which produces MTQQVEPGPHARLGRAVGADAGVAGVALVLPAGQVDSARGPSAVAYAAGRGLARELAGAGVSEGLRAHVVRYRGRGWNGADARLAADAQWAVEEVVRRYGDVPVGLVGVGMGGRAALRAAGHPAVNSVVAWAPWLPGGSVDEEPVRQLVGRRVLIAHGTEDGWAAPDLSFRLAERVKKANRDTCRFEVHSDGHGLRQHRAEVRALTVDFVLGSLFGRPYARAVADALAAPPPLGLRMPLASGFGTPRG; this is translated from the coding sequence ATGACACAGCAAGTCGAGCCGGGTCCGCACGCCCGGCTGGGGCGGGCCGTCGGGGCGGACGCCGGGGTGGCGGGCGTCGCACTGGTGCTGCCCGCAGGGCAGGTCGATTCGGCGCGGGGTCCTTCGGCGGTGGCGTACGCGGCCGGGCGCGGCCTCGCGCGCGAACTGGCCGGGGCGGGCGTGTCGGAGGGACTGCGGGCCCATGTCGTCCGGTACCGGGGGCGCGGCTGGAACGGGGCGGACGCCCGGCTCGCGGCGGACGCCCAGTGGGCGGTCGAGGAAGTCGTACGGCGGTACGGGGATGTGCCGGTGGGTCTGGTGGGGGTCGGGATGGGGGGCCGGGCGGCGCTCCGGGCGGCGGGGCATCCGGCGGTGAACTCGGTGGTGGCGTGGGCCCCCTGGCTGCCCGGGGGGTCGGTCGACGAGGAGCCGGTGCGGCAGCTGGTGGGGCGGCGGGTGCTGATCGCGCACGGTACGGAGGACGGGTGGGCGGCGCCCGATCTGTCGTTCCGGCTGGCGGAGCGGGTGAAGAAGGCGAACCGGGACACGTGCCGGTTCGAGGTGCACTCGGACGGGCACGGGCTGCGGCAGCACCGGGCGGAGGTGCGGGCCCTGACCGTGGACTTCGTCCTCGGCTCCCTCTTCGGGCGGCCGTACGCCCGTGCCGTCGCGGACGCGCTGGCGGCTCCGCCGCCGCTGGGCCTCCGCATGCCCTTGGCCTCCGGCTTCGGCACTCCTCGGGGCTAA
- the afsQ1 gene encoding two-component system response regulator AfsQ1, whose amino-acid sequence MPFLLLIEDDDAIRTALELSLTRQGHRVATAATGEDGLKLLREQRPDLIVLDVMLPGIDGFEVCRRIRRTDQLPIILLTARSDDIDVVVGLESGADDYVVKPVQGRVLDARIRAVLRRGEREANDAASFGSLVIDRSAMTVTKNGEDLQLTPTELRLLLELSRRPGQALSRQQLLRLVWEHDYLGDSRLVDACVQRLRAKVEDVPSSPTLIRTVRGVGYRLDTPS is encoded by the coding sequence GTGCCTTTCCTGTTGCTGATCGAGGACGACGACGCCATCCGAACGGCGCTTGAGCTGTCGCTCACGCGCCAAGGGCACCGTGTTGCCACGGCGGCCACGGGCGAGGACGGTCTGAAACTGCTGCGTGAGCAGCGGCCTGACCTCATCGTTCTGGATGTGATGCTGCCCGGCATCGACGGTTTCGAGGTGTGCCGTCGGATCAGACGCACCGACCAACTGCCGATCATCCTGCTCACCGCCCGCAGCGACGACATCGACGTCGTGGTCGGTCTGGAGTCCGGCGCGGACGACTACGTGGTGAAACCCGTGCAGGGGCGGGTGCTCGACGCCCGCATCCGGGCCGTGCTGCGGCGCGGCGAGCGCGAGGCCAACGACGCCGCGTCGTTCGGCTCGCTCGTCATCGACCGGTCCGCGATGACCGTGACGAAGAACGGCGAGGATCTGCAACTCACCCCGACTGAGCTGCGCCTCCTCCTGGAACTGAGCCGCCGCCCCGGACAGGCCCTGTCCCGGCAGCAGTTGCTGCGCCTGGTGTGGGAGCACGACTACCTCGGTGACTCGCGCCTCGTCGACGCGTGCGTGCAGCGGCTGCGGGCGAAGGTCGAGGACGTGCCGTCCTCGCCGACGCTCATCCGTACGGTCCGCGGTGTGGGCTACCGGCTGGACACGCCTTCGTGA
- a CDS encoding calcium:proton antiporter, producing MSTSVDRVKPTHWASFVPVLALVLLAFSWGREGMPGAVVALLAVFLGGGVLAAVHHAEVVAHRVGEPFGSLVLAVAVTIIEVALIVTLMADGGEKSASLARDTVFAAVMITLNGIVGISLLVGALKRRVAVFNPEGSVAAFGAVATLAGLSLALPTFTTSAPGPEFSPTQLIFAAVAAVFIYGLFVVTQTVRHRDYFLPVTQQGKVIDEDEHADPPPAKVALISLGLLAVSLVAVVGLAKGVSPTIEKGVEAAGLPASVVGVVIALLVLLPESIAAVRAAKRDRVQTSLNLGLGSAMASIGLTIPAVALASIWMDGPLLLGLGATHMVLLALTVAVGTLTFVPGRATPLQGGVHLSLFAAYLVLAVSP from the coding sequence ATGAGCACCAGCGTCGACCGCGTCAAACCGACCCACTGGGCCTCCTTCGTGCCCGTCCTCGCCCTCGTCCTCCTCGCCTTCTCCTGGGGCCGGGAAGGCATGCCCGGAGCCGTCGTCGCGCTGCTGGCGGTCTTCCTCGGCGGGGGCGTGCTGGCGGCCGTACATCACGCGGAGGTGGTCGCGCACAGAGTGGGTGAGCCCTTCGGGTCGCTCGTGCTGGCCGTGGCCGTGACGATCATCGAGGTCGCCCTCATCGTCACCCTCATGGCCGACGGGGGCGAGAAGAGCGCCTCGCTGGCGCGGGACACCGTCTTCGCCGCCGTCATGATCACGTTGAACGGCATCGTCGGGATCTCGCTGCTCGTGGGGGCGCTGAAGCGGCGCGTCGCCGTCTTCAACCCCGAGGGGTCCGTCGCCGCCTTCGGAGCCGTGGCCACCCTCGCCGGGCTCAGCCTCGCGCTGCCGACGTTCACGACGAGCGCGCCGGGGCCCGAGTTCTCCCCGACCCAGCTCATCTTCGCGGCCGTCGCGGCCGTCTTCATCTACGGACTGTTCGTCGTGACGCAGACCGTGCGGCACCGGGACTACTTTCTGCCGGTGACGCAGCAGGGGAAGGTCATCGACGAGGACGAGCACGCCGACCCGCCCCCGGCGAAGGTCGCGCTGATCAGCCTCGGGCTGCTGGCCGTGTCGCTGGTGGCCGTGGTCGGGCTCGCGAAGGGCGTCTCGCCGACCATCGAGAAGGGGGTCGAGGCGGCCGGGCTGCCCGCCTCCGTGGTGGGTGTGGTGATCGCGCTGCTGGTGCTGCTGCCCGAGAGCATCGCGGCCGTGCGCGCCGCCAAGCGGGACCGCGTACAGACGAGTCTGAATCTCGGGCTCGGGTCGGCGATGGCCAGCATCGGGCTCACCATCCCGGCGGTCGCGCTGGCGTCGATCTGGATGGACGGGCCGCTGCTGCTCGGGCTCGGGGCCACGCACATGGTGCTGCTGGCGCTGACCGTGGCGGTGGGGACCCTGACCTTCGTACCCGGGCGGGCGACGCCCTTGCAGGGCGGGGTGCACCTGTCGCTGTTCGCCGCGTACCTCGTCCTCGCGGTCAGTCCGTAG
- a CDS encoding ATP-binding protein, translating to MKQSAAKTLGAAALGAAFVAAAAGSASAAAAPAAPDAAATLGAVTQALPVDQVASKLPAGGHEALMAGQDALGKGAMAAVPNGEGKDPVSGLLGGLPTKGLPTGGLPGGLPAVPGVGA from the coding sequence ATGAAGCAGTCTGCTGCCAAGACCCTCGGTGCCGCCGCTCTCGGTGCCGCCTTCGTCGCCGCCGCCGCAGGTTCCGCCAGCGCCGCAGCCGCTCCCGCCGCCCCCGACGCGGCCGCCACGCTGGGCGCCGTCACCCAGGCCCTCCCGGTGGACCAGGTCGCGAGCAAGCTCCCGGCCGGTGGCCACGAGGCGCTGATGGCGGGCCAGGACGCGCTCGGCAAGGGCGCCATGGCCGCCGTTCCCAACGGTGAGGGCAAGGACCCGGTCAGCGGCCTCCTGGGCGGCCTGCCGACGAAGGGCCTGCCCACCGGCGGCCTGCCCGGCGGCCTGCCTGCCGTCCCGGGCGTCGGCGCCTGA
- a CDS encoding L,D-transpeptidase family protein → MGDTKRVRAALRARTCIAVGITALVIPAVLTVGAAAPAQAASCTTKTGPNQKQVEKFLKLKVDGRQSSADCKAIRAFQTKNGISPNIGYAGPVTWAAMDAINKQKANRNPNAAGKCPTNKGRIACVDLSRQLSWIQDGKTVKYGPVPIRSGRNGFETRTGLKKVYLRSINHYSTLYHVRMPYSQFFDGGIAFHSVGIAMSAPPGSHGCVNMRTGDAKSYWGLLKKGSNVFVYGRKPGT, encoded by the coding sequence ATGGGGGACACGAAGAGAGTGCGGGCCGCGCTCCGCGCCCGTACGTGCATAGCCGTCGGCATCACCGCACTGGTGATTCCGGCGGTACTGACGGTGGGGGCCGCGGCCCCCGCCCAGGCGGCCTCGTGCACGACGAAGACCGGGCCGAACCAGAAGCAGGTCGAGAAGTTCCTGAAGCTGAAGGTCGACGGCAGGCAGTCCTCGGCCGACTGCAAGGCGATACGCGCCTTCCAGACGAAGAACGGCATCAGCCCGAACATCGGTTACGCGGGGCCCGTGACCTGGGCCGCGATGGACGCGATCAACAAGCAGAAGGCCAACAGGAACCCGAACGCGGCGGGCAAGTGCCCCACCAACAAGGGCCGCATCGCCTGCGTCGACCTGAGCCGCCAGCTGAGCTGGATCCAGGACGGCAAGACGGTCAAGTACGGCCCCGTACCGATCCGTTCGGGCCGTAACGGCTTCGAGACGCGCACCGGCCTGAAGAAGGTCTACCTGCGCAGCATCAACCACTACTCGACGCTCTACCACGTGCGGATGCCGTACTCGCAGTTCTTCGACGGCGGCATCGCCTTCCACTCGGTGGGCATCGCGATGTCGGCCCCGCCCGGCTCGCACGGCTGCGTGAACATGCGCACGGGTGACGCGAAGAGCTACTGGGGGCTGCTGAAGAAGGGCAGCAACGTCTTCGTGTACGGCCGCAAGCCAGGCACCTGA
- a CDS encoding VanZ family protein, whose product MRPGPSGSAVIRFRVTGSLLLLAHLLLVAWVSLRPLDDVQWVTAPNLHPLAGLRAALALGPVEAAHRIGSGLLLLAPLGVLLPMAGGRLRVSPFVSLLRTVAAGALLSLGIELWQTGVPGQVVDVDAVLLNTVGVALAHLLVVPLTRARLRRRWELARTRVGGATPSEEETVSGPTPRISRVGVAP is encoded by the coding sequence GTGCGTCCAGGTCCGAGCGGCAGTGCCGTCATCCGCTTCCGCGTGACGGGGAGTCTTCTCCTCCTCGCGCATCTGCTGCTCGTCGCATGGGTTTCCCTGCGACCGCTCGACGACGTGCAGTGGGTGACCGCCCCCAACCTCCACCCACTGGCAGGACTGCGCGCCGCCCTCGCGCTGGGCCCCGTCGAGGCGGCCCACCGGATCGGCTCCGGGCTCTTACTGCTCGCGCCGCTGGGCGTGCTGCTGCCCATGGCGGGCGGGCGGCTTCGGGTGTCCCCCTTCGTCTCGCTCCTGCGGACCGTGGCCGCCGGAGCACTGCTCTCGCTGGGCATCGAGCTGTGGCAGACCGGGGTGCCGGGTCAGGTCGTGGACGTGGACGCCGTACTGCTGAACACGGTGGGGGTGGCGCTGGCCCACCTCCTCGTCGTACCGCTGACGCGGGCCCGGCTCCGTCGCAGGTGGGAGCTGGCTCGTACCCGGGTAGGGGGCGCGACCCCGAGCGAGGAGGAGACGGTGTCCGGGCCGACCCCGAGGATTTCCAGGGTCGGGGTGGCACCGTAG
- a CDS encoding LysR family transcriptional regulator produces the protein MAHKQSSQGRLSPSSYEEDIQQVLAPRLAQFAAVARHEHVTRAAHELGVPQSTLSRAMVRLEEDLNVALFARKGRTVSLTPAGRTFLTAVERALAEVEKAADAVRADADATTGKVAFGFLHTMGSETVPALIRAFRADHPHIRFQLVQNYGEAMLERLRAGDLDLCLTSPVPEAPDLVARRLDEQRLRLVVPDDHRLATRKRVRLAEAADETFVTLEPGYGLRRITDDLCAQAGFRPKVAFEGEEAETLRGLVAAGLGVALLPPPAVARPGVVELTVTAPRAAREIGVAWLDGHPDTPPVAAFKRFLLSRRGHILPQTALVEVTGDPTD, from the coding sequence ATGGCGCATAAGCAGAGCTCACAGGGTCGGCTGTCACCGAGTAGTTACGAAGAAGACATTCAGCAGGTGCTCGCGCCGCGCCTCGCCCAGTTCGCGGCGGTCGCCCGCCACGAGCACGTCACCCGCGCCGCCCACGAACTCGGCGTCCCCCAGTCGACCCTCTCCCGAGCGATGGTCCGCCTCGAAGAGGACCTGAACGTCGCCCTCTTCGCCCGCAAGGGCCGCACCGTCTCCCTGACCCCCGCCGGGCGCACCTTCCTGACCGCCGTCGAGCGGGCCCTCGCCGAGGTGGAGAAGGCGGCGGACGCGGTACGGGCCGACGCCGACGCGACCACGGGCAAGGTCGCCTTCGGCTTCCTGCACACCATGGGCTCCGAAACCGTTCCCGCCCTGATCCGCGCCTTCCGGGCCGACCACCCCCACATCCGCTTCCAGCTCGTCCAGAACTACGGCGAAGCGATGCTGGAGCGCCTGCGCGCGGGCGACCTCGACCTCTGCCTGACCTCGCCCGTCCCGGAGGCCCCCGACCTGGTCGCCCGCCGCCTCGACGAACAGCGCCTGCGCCTGGTCGTCCCCGACGACCACCGCCTCGCCACCCGCAAACGCGTCCGCCTCGCCGAGGCCGCCGACGAAACCTTCGTCACCCTCGAACCCGGCTACGGTCTGCGCCGCATCACCGACGACCTGTGCGCGCAGGCGGGCTTCCGCCCGAAGGTCGCCTTCGAGGGCGAGGAGGCCGAGACCCTGCGCGGTCTGGTCGCGGCGGGCCTGGGCGTGGCTCTGCTCCCGCCCCCTGCGGTGGCCCGCCCGGGAGTGGTGGAGCTGACGGTCACCGCGCCCCGGGCGGCCCGCGAGATCGGCGTCGCCTGGCTGGACGGCCACCCGGACACGCCCCCGGTGGCCGCCTTCAAACGCTTCCTGCTCTCCCGCAGGGGCCACATCCTCCCGCAGACGGCGCTGGTGGAGGTGACCGGCGACCCTACGGACTGA
- a CDS encoding sigma-70 family RNA polymerase sigma factor, with the protein MSDVATPGVDAQLEDYRTELTGFCYRMLGSAFEAEDAVQDTMVRAWRSQDRFEGRSSLRSWLYRIATNVCLDMLGSSKKRARPMDFTDPKPLAQAQLNPHPEATWLEPVPDGRVLSPVADPAETAVARESVRLAFVAALQHLPPKQRAVLILREVLAWKASEVAELLETSVASVNSALQRARATLAESKAAGASDTVKPMDEEQQKLLERYVAAFEGYDMKALTALLHEDAVLSMPPFDLWLVGAQDITGFMLTHGAACNGSRMLATVANGSPAFAQYHPTPEGHFSPWALQVLEISDGRIAHINTFLDTKRWFPLFDLPERIEADGTPGPLAVPGGISGFEAAAAAAAAAAGAGAGAGAGAGAPGFESEADKVE; encoded by the coding sequence GTGAGTGATGTCGCGACGCCAGGTGTGGACGCACAACTGGAGGACTACCGGACCGAGTTGACCGGGTTCTGCTACCGGATGCTCGGCTCCGCCTTCGAGGCGGAGGATGCCGTCCAGGACACGATGGTGCGGGCGTGGCGCAGCCAGGACCGGTTCGAGGGGCGTTCCTCGTTGCGGTCCTGGCTGTACCGGATCGCCACCAACGTGTGTCTGGACATGCTGGGCAGCAGCAAGAAGCGGGCCAGGCCGATGGACTTCACCGATCCGAAGCCGCTGGCGCAGGCGCAGTTGAACCCGCATCCGGAGGCGACCTGGCTGGAGCCGGTGCCGGACGGGCGGGTACTGAGCCCGGTCGCGGACCCGGCGGAGACGGCCGTCGCGCGGGAGTCCGTACGGCTCGCCTTCGTGGCGGCGTTGCAGCATCTGCCGCCGAAGCAGCGGGCGGTGCTGATTCTGCGGGAGGTACTGGCCTGGAAGGCGAGCGAGGTCGCGGAGCTGTTGGAGACGAGTGTCGCGTCGGTGAACTCGGCGCTCCAGCGGGCGCGGGCGACGCTCGCTGAGTCGAAGGCGGCCGGGGCCTCGGACACCGTGAAGCCGATGGACGAGGAGCAGCAGAAGCTGCTGGAGCGGTATGTCGCCGCCTTCGAGGGCTATGACATGAAGGCGTTGACGGCGTTGTTGCACGAGGACGCCGTGCTCTCCATGCCCCCGTTCGACCTGTGGCTGGTCGGGGCCCAGGACATCACCGGCTTCATGCTCACGCACGGCGCCGCGTGCAACGGGTCGCGGATGCTGGCGACCGTGGCCAACGGGTCGCCCGCCTTCGCGCAGTACCACCCGACGCCCGAGGGGCACTTCTCGCCGTGGGCGCTCCAGGTGCTGGAGATCTCAGACGGTCGGATCGCCCACATCAACACGTTCCTCGACACCAAGCGGTGGTTCCCGCTCTTCGACCTCCCGGAGCGGATCGAGGCGGACGGGACTCCCGGGCCGCTCGCCGTTCCCGGGGGGATCTCCGGATTCGAAGCCGCTGCGGCCGCTGCTGCGGCTGCCGCCGGGGCCGGGGCTGGTGCCGGAGCCGGTGCCGGGGCTCCCGGTTTCGAAAGTGAGGCCGACAAGGTCGAGTAG
- a CDS encoding cell wall metabolism sensor histidine kinase WalK, with protein MSTVAKRALIAGLRWTSLRLRLVVVFALVALTAAVSVAGIAYWLNREAVLTRTQDGALNDFRQSMQDRVAKLPLQPTPTELQEAAEKMAEESAKPGFSVLLVDTREGGKPVVAYSDLDEFTLDDVPPKLREQVNRAQPITAGNAYPYHLFWVRTNLNNQPYLVGGAKIIGGGPTGYMLTSLKQERDDLNSLAWSLGIATGLALLGSALLAQAAATTVLKPVQRLGDAARRLGEGKLDTRLRVSGTDELADLSRTFNRTAAQLEKKVADMSAREEASRRFVADMSHELRTPLTAITAVAEVLEDEADSLDPMIAPAVHLVVSETRRLNDLVENLMEVTRFDAGTARLVLDDVDVVDQVTACLDARAWLDAVELDGEREMMVRLDPRRLDVILANLVGNALKHGGSPVHVSVRALDGELVIEVRDNGPGIPADVLPHVFDRFYKASASRPRSEGSGLGLSIAMENAHIHGGDITAANSPDGGAVFTLRLPRDLEPEGQSDDAQVRGQS; from the coding sequence GTGAGTACGGTCGCGAAGCGGGCCCTGATCGCCGGGCTGCGCTGGACCAGCCTGCGCCTGCGGCTGGTGGTGGTGTTCGCGCTGGTCGCCCTGACGGCGGCGGTGTCCGTGGCGGGGATCGCGTACTGGCTGAACCGGGAAGCCGTGCTGACCCGCACCCAGGACGGCGCCCTCAACGACTTCCGGCAGTCCATGCAGGACCGGGTGGCCAAGCTGCCGTTGCAGCCCACGCCGACCGAACTCCAGGAAGCCGCCGAGAAGATGGCGGAGGAGAGCGCCAAGCCCGGTTTCAGCGTGCTGCTCGTGGACACCCGGGAGGGCGGCAAGCCGGTCGTGGCGTACTCGGACCTGGACGAGTTCACGCTCGACGACGTGCCGCCGAAGCTTCGGGAGCAGGTCAACCGGGCGCAGCCGATCACGGCGGGCAACGCGTATCCGTACCACCTGTTCTGGGTGCGTACGAATCTGAACAACCAGCCGTATCTGGTGGGCGGCGCGAAGATCATCGGCGGCGGGCCGACCGGTTACATGCTGACCTCGCTCAAGCAGGAGCGGGACGACCTGAATTCGCTCGCGTGGTCGCTGGGGATCGCGACCGGGCTGGCGCTGCTCGGGTCGGCGCTGCTGGCGCAGGCGGCGGCCACGACCGTACTGAAACCCGTGCAGCGGCTGGGAGATGCGGCCAGGCGCCTCGGCGAAGGGAAGCTGGACACGCGGCTGCGGGTGTCGGGGACGGACGAACTGGCGGATCTTTCACGGACGTTCAACCGGACGGCGGCCCAACTGGAGAAGAAGGTCGCGGACATGAGTGCGCGGGAGGAGGCGAGCCGGAGGTTCGTCGCCGACATGTCCCACGAGCTGCGGACGCCGCTCACCGCGATCACGGCGGTCGCGGAGGTGCTGGAGGACGAGGCGGACAGCCTCGATCCGATGATCGCGCCCGCAGTCCACCTGGTGGTGAGCGAGACGCGGCGGCTGAACGACCTGGTCGAGAACCTGATGGAGGTCACCCGCTTCGACGCGGGGACGGCCCGGCTGGTGCTGGACGACGTGGATGTCGTCGACCAGGTGACGGCCTGTCTGGACGCGCGGGCGTGGCTGGACGCGGTGGAGCTGGACGGCGAGCGCGAGATGATGGTGCGGCTCGACCCGAGACGGCTTGACGTGATCCTGGCGAATCTGGTCGGGAACGCCCTGAAGCACGGCGGTTCGCCCGTCCACGTCTCCGTACGGGCGCTCGACGGCGAGCTGGTGATCGAGGTGCGGGACAACGGGCCCGGCATCCCGGCGGACGTCCTGCCGCACGTCTTCGACCGCTTCTACAAGGCGAGCGCGTCGCGCCCCCGCTCCGAGGGCAGCGGGCTCGGCCTCTCCATCGCCATGGAGAACGCGCACATCCACGGCGGCGACATCACCGCCGCGAACTCTCCCGACGGCGGCGCGGTCTTCACGCTGAGGCTGCCCCGGGACCTGGAGCCCGAGGGCCAGTCCGACGACGCGCAGGTGCGGGGGCAGAGCTGA
- a CDS encoding MFS transporter, producing the protein MPSASTTASIPVVVGADSPVASDSNVTYPAEPVGRAASAEPVDTRLAPTSPGFRRMSFALFAAGMAAFALLYSTQALLPAISAGLDVTASQASWTVSAATGALALFVLPLSALSERFGRRTVMTYSLVVAVAVAMLVPLAPNVGWLIALRAVQGAALAGLPASAMAYLAEEVRPKALVAAIGLFVAGNSIGGMSGRIVTGWVAQLWGWRAALAAVALMALVCAVVFRLLLPKARNFRPGTLHPKALAKTVGTHLSDPLLRRLYAIGALFMTVFGAVYTVIGYRLVEAPFSLPQGVVGSIFLVYLVGTASSAAAGKLVARTGRRGALYLAVSTTTLGLLLSLSDSLTGVLSGLVLITAGFFAGHAVASSSVSHTAKTGRAQASALYQSAYYLGSSVGGTLGAMAFHAGGWEATVALGLLAVVGVAAITLYGTRCARVERRSFVVAGAGRAAVTKS; encoded by the coding sequence ATGCCTTCCGCCAGTACCACGGCGTCCATACCTGTAGTTGTGGGCGCCGATTCTCCTGTTGCCTCTGATTCCAACGTTACGTACCCGGCCGAGCCCGTCGGCCGGGCCGCCTCGGCCGAGCCCGTCGACACGCGGCTCGCGCCCACCTCCCCCGGCTTCCGCCGGATGAGCTTCGCGCTCTTCGCGGCCGGGATGGCGGCGTTCGCCCTCCTCTACTCCACGCAGGCGCTGCTGCCCGCGATCTCCGCCGGACTCGACGTCACCGCCTCGCAGGCGAGTTGGACGGTGTCCGCGGCCACCGGGGCGCTGGCCCTGTTCGTGCTCCCGCTGAGCGCGCTCTCGGAGCGCTTCGGGCGGCGCACGGTCATGACGTACTCCCTGGTGGTGGCGGTCGCCGTGGCGATGCTCGTGCCGCTCGCTCCGAACGTGGGATGGCTGATCGCGCTGCGTGCCGTGCAGGGCGCCGCGCTGGCAGGGCTGCCCGCCTCCGCGATGGCGTACCTCGCGGAGGAGGTGCGGCCGAAGGCACTGGTGGCGGCGATCGGGCTGTTCGTGGCGGGCAACTCCATCGGCGGGATGAGCGGACGCATCGTGACCGGCTGGGTCGCACAGCTGTGGGGGTGGCGGGCGGCGCTCGCGGCCGTCGCGCTGATGGCGCTGGTGTGCGCGGTGGTCTTCCGGCTGCTGCTGCCGAAGGCGCGCAACTTCCGCCCGGGGACGCTGCATCCGAAGGCGCTCGCGAAGACGGTGGGAACGCATCTGTCCGATCCGCTGCTGCGCAGGCTGTACGCGATCGGCGCGCTCTTCATGACGGTCTTCGGCGCGGTGTACACGGTGATCGGCTACCGCCTCGTCGAGGCACCCTTCAGCCTCCCCCAGGGCGTGGTCGGTTCGATCTTCCTCGTCTACCTGGTGGGTACGGCCTCCTCCGCCGCGGCGGGCAAGCTGGTGGCCCGCACAGGCCGGCGCGGAGCCCTCTACCTGGCGGTATCGACCACCACCCTCGGCCTGCTCCTGTCCCTGTCGGACTCGCTGACGGGGGTGCTGTCCGGCCTGGTCCTCATCACCGCGGGCTTCTTCGCGGGCCACGCCGTCGCCTCCTCCTCGGTCAGCCACACCGCGAAGACCGGGCGCGCGCAGGCGTCCGCGCTCTACCAGTCGGCGTACTACCTGGGCTCCAGCGTCGGCGGCACGCTCGGCGCCATGGCGTTCCACGCGGGCGGCTGGGAGGCCACCGTCGCGCTGGGCCTGCTGGCGGTCGTCGGCGTCGCCGCGATCACGCTGTACGGGACGCGCTGCGCGCGGGTCGAGCGGCGTTCGTTCGTCGTCGCCGGAGCAGGACGGGCCGCTGTCACTAAGTCGTGA